A window of the Streptomyces sp. Ag109_O5-10 genome harbors these coding sequences:
- a CDS encoding DedA family protein, translating into MHVQEWLDSVPAVAVYAVVALVIGVESLGIPLPGEIVLVSAALLSSQHSGINPFVLGACATAGAVVGDSIGYAIGRKGGRPLLAWLGKRFPRHFSEGHVATAERSFEKWGMWAVFFGRFIALLRIFAGPLAGVLHMPYWKFLTANLLGGICWAGGTTAVVYYVGLVAEDWLKRFSYAGLAAAVLFGLASMLVVRRRAKKLQVTEKEAEPVSAGE; encoded by the coding sequence GTGCACGTCCAGGAATGGCTCGACTCGGTGCCTGCGGTCGCCGTCTACGCCGTGGTGGCGCTGGTGATCGGCGTGGAGAGCCTGGGCATCCCGCTGCCGGGCGAGATCGTCCTGGTCTCCGCCGCGCTGCTCTCCTCCCAGCACTCGGGGATCAACCCGTTCGTCCTCGGCGCCTGCGCGACCGCGGGCGCGGTGGTCGGCGACTCCATCGGCTACGCGATCGGCCGCAAGGGCGGCCGTCCGCTGCTGGCCTGGCTGGGGAAGAGGTTCCCGAGACACTTCAGCGAGGGCCACGTCGCCACGGCAGAGCGCTCCTTCGAGAAGTGGGGCATGTGGGCGGTCTTCTTCGGCCGCTTCATCGCCCTCCTGCGCATCTTCGCGGGCCCCCTGGCCGGCGTCCTCCACATGCCCTACTGGAAGTTCCTCACCGCCAACCTCCTCGGCGGCATCTGCTGGGCGGGCGGCACGACGGCGGTCGTCTACTACGTCGGCCTCGTCGCCGAGGACTGGCTGAAGCGGTTCTCGTACGCGGGCCTGGCGGCAGCGGTCCTCTTCGGCCTGGCATCGATGCTGGTCGTCCGCCGCAGGGCGAAGAAGCTCCAGGTGACGGAGAAGGAAGCCGAACCTGTGAGCGCCGGGGAGTAA
- a CDS encoding gamma carbonic anhydrase family protein, protein MTQRALIVGIGGREPKVGADVFVAPTASVIGDVTLEAGASVWYGAVVRGDVERITVGAQANVQDNATLHADPGFPVRVGERVSIGHNAVVHGATVGDDCLIGMGATVLNGAVIGAGSLVAAQALVPQGMVVPPGSMVAGVPARVRRELSREEREGVTLNGTFYAELAAAHRRVHE, encoded by the coding sequence ATGACGCAGCGGGCGCTGATCGTGGGGATCGGGGGGCGCGAGCCGAAGGTCGGGGCCGACGTGTTCGTGGCGCCGACCGCCTCGGTGATCGGGGACGTGACGTTGGAGGCCGGGGCGAGTGTCTGGTACGGGGCGGTGGTGCGGGGGGACGTGGAGAGGATCACCGTGGGGGCGCAGGCGAACGTCCAGGACAATGCGACCCTGCACGCGGACCCGGGGTTTCCGGTGCGTGTCGGGGAGCGGGTGTCCATCGGGCACAACGCGGTGGTGCACGGGGCGACCGTCGGGGACGACTGCCTGATCGGGATGGGGGCGACCGTGCTGAACGGTGCCGTGATCGGGGCGGGGTCGCTCGTCGCGGCGCAGGCTCTGGTGCCGCAGGGGATGGTGGTGCCGCCGGGGTCGATGGTGGCGGGGGTGCCGGCCAGAGTGCGGCGCGAGCTCAGCCGTGAAGAGCGGGAGGGGGTGACCCTCAACGGGACCTTCTACGCGGAGTTGGCCGCGGCGCATCGCAGGGTGCATGAGTAG
- a CDS encoding acyltransferase, whose product MPKPKNTFSSWRRHLAQRAVHAAWAWVQRTGSVTADHPGRFRFGALGEATRLAFPLGTVFGEPWIHLGSHCIVGEQVTLTAGLMPDLDLGPDPILRIGDGVVLGRGSHVIADTTVTIGSDCYFGPYVYVTSTNHSYDDPHEPIGRQWPRMEPVEIGAGCWIGTGAVILPGARIGRNVVVAAGAVVRGVVPDHAVVAGAPARVVRRWTPETGWQPPLRTPPPVPIPAGTTPEQLRALAELDEADVARLAELEPEG is encoded by the coding sequence GTGCCGAAGCCCAAGAACACGTTCTCGTCCTGGCGCCGCCACCTCGCCCAACGCGCAGTGCACGCGGCCTGGGCCTGGGTGCAGCGCACCGGATCCGTCACCGCCGACCATCCCGGCCGCTTCCGCTTCGGCGCCCTCGGCGAGGCCACCCGGCTCGCCTTCCCGCTCGGCACGGTCTTCGGCGAACCGTGGATCCACCTCGGCTCGCACTGCATCGTCGGCGAACAGGTCACGCTCACCGCGGGCCTGATGCCCGACCTCGACCTCGGCCCGGACCCGATCCTGCGCATCGGCGACGGTGTGGTCCTCGGCCGCGGCAGTCACGTCATCGCGGACACGACGGTCACCATCGGCAGCGACTGCTACTTCGGCCCGTACGTCTACGTCACCTCCACCAACCACTCCTACGACGACCCGCACGAGCCCATCGGCCGGCAGTGGCCCCGCATGGAGCCCGTGGAGATCGGCGCAGGCTGCTGGATCGGCACGGGCGCGGTGATCCTGCCGGGCGCGCGGATCGGCCGGAACGTGGTGGTGGCCGCCGGTGCGGTGGTCCGGGGTGTGGTGCCCGACCACGCCGTGGTGGCCGGTGCGCCCGCCCGGGTGGTGCGCCGCTGGACGCCCGAGACGGGCTGGCAGCCGCCGCTGCGCACGCCCCCGCCGGTGCCGATTCCGGCGGGCACCACCCCGGAGCAGCTGCGCGCGCTGGCGGAGCTGGACGAGGCGGACGTGGCACGGCTCGCCGAGCTGGAGCCCGAGGGCTGA
- a CDS encoding DUF1206 domain-containing protein produces the protein MDARAWTLRGRGAAARGAHSQALAVAARAGFAARGLIYVLVGVIALRIAFAQGGGGGQQADRGGALEELAGRPFGAALLVVLAVALAGMALWRLSEAVFGGAGPKGAEPSKRAAAAGRCVFYVFACYSVLSYAAGDRGSGSGSSDRRTEDVTALVLGWPGGQWLVGVAGAGVVAAGLWMAVRAVRLKFRENLRTAAMSSRARRFTDAFGVTGGTARGVVFAVAGVFAVVAAVRHRPGEAKGMDDTLRAFRDLPAGPWLLAAIALGLAAFGVFSWCSARWRRI, from the coding sequence ATGGATGCACGGGCATGGACACTGCGGGGACGCGGCGCTGCCGCTCGGGGGGCGCACAGCCAGGCGCTGGCCGTGGCGGCACGGGCCGGGTTCGCCGCCCGCGGGCTGATCTACGTACTGGTGGGCGTGATCGCCCTGCGGATCGCGTTCGCGCAGGGCGGGGGCGGTGGACAGCAGGCCGATCGCGGCGGTGCCCTGGAGGAACTGGCCGGCCGGCCCTTCGGGGCGGCGCTGCTGGTGGTCCTGGCCGTGGCGCTCGCGGGCATGGCGCTGTGGCGCCTGTCGGAGGCGGTGTTCGGCGGAGCGGGACCCAAGGGCGCCGAGCCGTCCAAGCGCGCGGCCGCGGCGGGCCGGTGCGTCTTCTACGTCTTCGCCTGCTACTCGGTGCTGTCGTACGCGGCCGGGGACCGCGGCAGCGGCAGCGGCTCCTCGGACCGGCGGACGGAGGACGTCACCGCCCTGGTGCTGGGCTGGCCGGGCGGTCAGTGGCTCGTGGGCGTGGCCGGGGCCGGTGTGGTGGCCGCCGGGCTGTGGATGGCCGTCCGGGCCGTCCGGCTGAAGTTCCGGGAGAACCTGCGGACCGCTGCCATGTCCTCGCGGGCCAGGCGGTTCACCGATGCCTTCGGGGTGACCGGGGGTACGGCACGCGGGGTCGTCTTCGCGGTCGCCGGGGTGTTCGCGGTCGTCGCGGCCGTCAGGCACCGGCCCGGCGAGGCCAAGGGCATGGACGACACCCTGCGCGCGTTCCGCGATCTGCCCGCCGGTCCGTGGCTGCTCGCCGCGATCGCGCTCGGTCTGGCGGCCTTCGGCGTCTTCTCGTGGTGCAGCGCACGCTGGCGCAGGATCTGA
- a CDS encoding helix-turn-helix domain-containing protein, with amino-acid sequence MSDLDLLTQSLARNVKHWRAVRGFTLDVLAARAGVSRGMLIQIEQARTNPSIGTVVKIGDALGVSITTLLDYEQGPKVQIVPVEKAVRLWHTEAGSFNRLLAGTEAPGPLEMWDWRLMPGESSPSEPHPSGTVEIVHVTAGELTLTVDGVDYRVPTGASASFEANSAHVYGNTGDVPMEMVMTVSVPPVP; translated from the coding sequence GTGTCGGACCTCGACCTGCTGACCCAGTCCCTGGCCCGCAACGTGAAGCACTGGCGGGCGGTGCGCGGCTTCACCCTGGACGTGCTCGCGGCCCGGGCCGGGGTCAGCCGGGGCATGCTGATCCAGATCGAGCAGGCCCGCACCAACCCGAGCATCGGCACCGTCGTCAAGATCGGTGACGCGCTCGGCGTCAGCATCACCACGCTGCTCGACTACGAGCAGGGCCCGAAGGTCCAGATCGTCCCCGTCGAGAAGGCCGTACGGCTGTGGCACACCGAGGCCGGCAGCTTCAACCGGCTGCTCGCCGGGACCGAGGCGCCCGGCCCGCTGGAGATGTGGGACTGGCGCCTGATGCCCGGCGAGAGCAGCCCGTCGGAGCCGCATCCCTCCGGCACGGTGGAGATCGTCCATGTCACCGCCGGTGAACTGACCCTCACCGTCGACGGGGTCGACTACCGCGTGCCGACCGGCGCCAGCGCCTCCTTCGAGGCCAACTCGGCCCATGTGTACGGCAACACCGGGGACGTGCCGATGGAGATGGTGATGACGGTCTCCGTGCCGCCCGTTCCCTGA
- a CDS encoding YbaK/EbsC family protein: protein MRAPIGDFDTAVPAPDCLDELTAPVAEAVRRWTGAVPADRIVYVETDPRWADTAVFVEHYGRDLLGASANCVVVAGRRGGETTLAACLVLSTTKVDVNGVVRRRLGARKASFASVDTATGATGMEYGGITPIGLPRDWPLLVDPAVVDLPYVLVGSGRRRGKLLVPGEAFAELPGAVVLEGLGV, encoded by the coding sequence ATGCGCGCACCCATCGGAGACTTCGACACCGCCGTCCCCGCCCCGGACTGCCTCGACGAGCTGACCGCGCCGGTCGCCGAGGCCGTACGCCGCTGGACCGGTGCCGTCCCCGCCGACCGGATCGTCTACGTCGAGACCGACCCGCGGTGGGCGGACACCGCGGTCTTCGTCGAGCACTACGGGCGCGATCTGCTCGGCGCGTCGGCCAACTGCGTGGTGGTGGCGGGCAGGCGCGGCGGCGAGACCACCCTGGCGGCCTGCCTGGTGCTGTCCACGACCAAGGTGGACGTCAACGGCGTCGTGCGCCGCCGACTCGGCGCCCGCAAGGCCTCGTTCGCCTCGGTGGACACCGCGACCGGCGCGACCGGCATGGAGTACGGCGGCATCACCCCGATCGGGCTCCCGCGCGACTGGCCCCTGTTGGTGGACCCGGCCGTGGTCGACCTGCCCTATGTCCTGGTCGGCAGCGGCCGGCGGCGCGGCAAACTGCTCGTCCCGGGCGAGGCGTTCGCCGAACTGCCGGGCGCGGTGGTGCTGGAGGGGCTGGGCGTCTGA
- a CDS encoding cation diffusion facilitator family transporter, producing MPTDDRDRHEHAHVDDRPHDRHRHGDPGHDSHHGHDHDRRHGHDHDRRHGHDHDRRHGHDHQDGHSHSHPPSARLRHRLVHLLKPHSHETADKLDPALESSARGMRALWLSLAVLGTTALVQAVVVVLSGSVALLGDTVHNAADALTAVPLGIAFVIGRRAANRRFTYGYGRAEDLAGIAIVLTITASAVFAAWTAVERLLDPRPVTHLTAVAVAALVGFAGNEWVARYRIRVGREIGSAALVADGLHARTDGFTSLAVLLGAGGAALGWQLADPLVGLAITAAIALVLRDAAREVFRRVMDAVDPELTDRAERALREVPGVRAVGELRLRWIGHRLRAEVAVVVDGEATVRQAHAVAVAAEHALLHAVPRLTAALVHADPAPAPGQADPHLALAHHAHTVS from the coding sequence GTGCCCACGGACGACCGCGACCGCCACGAGCACGCACACGTGGACGACCGCCCCCATGACCGCCACCGGCACGGCGACCCCGGCCACGACAGCCACCACGGCCACGACCACGACCGGCGACACGGCCACGACCACGACCGGCGACACGGCCACGACCACGACCGGCGACACGGCCACGACCACCAGGACGGCCACTCGCACTCCCACCCCCCTTCGGCACGCCTGCGGCACCGCCTCGTCCATCTCCTGAAACCGCACTCGCACGAGACGGCCGACAAGCTCGACCCCGCGCTGGAGTCCTCGGCACGGGGCATGCGCGCGCTCTGGCTCTCGCTGGCCGTGCTCGGCACGACCGCGCTCGTACAGGCGGTCGTCGTGGTCCTGTCCGGCTCCGTCGCCCTGCTCGGGGACACGGTGCACAACGCGGCTGACGCGCTGACCGCCGTACCGCTGGGCATCGCCTTCGTCATCGGGCGCCGCGCCGCGAACCGCCGCTTCACCTACGGCTACGGTCGGGCCGAGGACCTCGCGGGGATCGCGATCGTGCTGACGATCACCGCGTCGGCCGTCTTCGCCGCGTGGACGGCCGTCGAACGGCTGCTGGATCCGCGTCCGGTCACGCACCTGACGGCCGTCGCGGTGGCCGCCCTCGTCGGGTTCGCGGGGAACGAATGGGTGGCCCGGTACCGGATCAGGGTGGGCCGGGAGATCGGGTCGGCCGCACTGGTGGCCGACGGACTGCACGCCCGAACCGACGGGTTCACCTCGCTTGCCGTGCTGCTGGGGGCCGGCGGCGCCGCCCTCGGCTGGCAACTCGCGGATCCGCTGGTGGGGTTGGCGATCACCGCGGCGATCGCGCTGGTGCTGCGGGACGCGGCGCGCGAGGTGTTCCGGCGGGTGATGGACGCGGTGGACCCGGAGTTGACCGACCGGGCCGAGCGGGCGCTGCGCGAGGTGCCGGGGGTACGGGCCGTGGGTGAGCTGCGGTTGCGGTGGATCGGGCACCGGCTGCGCGCCGAAGTGGCGGTCGTGGTCGACGGCGAGGCGACGGTACGGCAGGCGCATGCCGTCGCCGTCGCGGCGGAACACGCGCTGCTGCACGCCGTACCGCGACTGACGGCGGCCCTGGTGCACGCGGATCCGGCACCGGCGCCGGGCCAGGCGGACCCGCATCTGGCGCTGGCGCATCACGCGCACACCGTGTCCTGA
- a CDS encoding metalloregulator ArsR/SmtB family transcription factor: MSARLHLSPAHHAHPRTPGEEQFALAAELLALLGDRTRLTLLHALTEREADVSTLTEVCGAARPAVSQHLARLRLAGLVGTRKEGRRVVYSLRHGHLRTLVEEALKVADHRLTETTAEADG; encoded by the coding sequence ATGAGCGCACGCTTGCACCTATCACCTGCGCATCATGCGCATCCGCGCACCCCGGGCGAGGAACAGTTCGCGCTCGCCGCCGAACTCCTCGCCCTGCTCGGCGACCGCACCCGGCTCACGCTGCTGCACGCCCTGACCGAGCGGGAGGCCGACGTCAGCACGCTCACGGAGGTGTGCGGCGCCGCGCGGCCCGCCGTCAGCCAGCATCTGGCCCGGCTGCGGCTCGCGGGTCTGGTGGGCACGCGCAAGGAGGGGCGGCGGGTGGTGTACTCGCTGCGCCACGGTCACCTGCGGACGCTCGTCGAGGAGGCGCTGAAGGTGGCGGACCACCGGCTGACCGAGACCACTGCCGAGGCGGACGGCTGA
- a CDS encoding 4-hydroxybenzoate 3-monooxygenase: MTHPSPHHNSPAEERRTVVVVGAGPAGLTVGNILRAADVDCVVLETESRQFIETRPRAGVIEEWAVRGLRQRGLGDGLAARAQMHSECEFRFGGDRFRFDYTELTNHHHYVYPQPLLVTDLVREYADVRGGDIRFGVRDVALHDLETDRPAVTYLDPATGERQVLRCDFVAGCDGARGVTRDAIPQGRVRVARQDHGVAWLALLAEAPPSSDCVVFGVHPNGFAGHMARSPEVTRYYLQCSPGDDPQDWSHDRVWDELRERLGAAGAPPLTEGRLIERRLLDMHDYVVEPLVCGRLFLAGDAGHLTAPIAAKGMNLALHDAFLLGDALAARVTKDDGTGLEGYSHACLRRVWDYQEFSRFLSGIYHGTASGDPFLAGTSLARLRRLFTSRAAATAFAEQYVGAAAAF, from the coding sequence GTGACTCACCCCTCCCCCCACCACAACTCCCCCGCCGAGGAACGCCGTACGGTCGTCGTCGTGGGCGCCGGGCCCGCCGGGCTGACCGTCGGGAACATCCTGCGGGCCGCCGACGTCGACTGCGTGGTCCTGGAGACCGAGAGCAGACAGTTCATCGAGACCCGGCCGCGAGCCGGGGTCATCGAGGAGTGGGCGGTCCGCGGGCTCCGGCAACGCGGCCTGGGCGACGGCCTGGCGGCCCGCGCGCAGATGCACAGCGAGTGCGAGTTCCGCTTCGGCGGCGACCGGTTCCGGTTCGACTACACCGAACTGACGAATCATCACCACTACGTCTACCCGCAGCCGTTGCTGGTGACGGACCTGGTCCGGGAGTACGCCGACGTGCGCGGCGGGGACATCAGGTTCGGGGTGCGGGACGTCGCGCTGCACGACCTGGAGACGGACCGGCCCGCCGTGACCTACCTCGACCCCGCGACCGGCGAACGGCAGGTCCTGCGCTGCGATTTCGTGGCGGGCTGCGACGGCGCGCGCGGGGTGACCCGGGACGCGATACCGCAGGGGCGGGTGCGCGTCGCCCGGCAGGACCACGGCGTCGCCTGGCTGGCGCTGCTCGCCGAGGCGCCGCCGTCCTCGGACTGCGTGGTGTTCGGCGTCCATCCGAACGGTTTCGCCGGGCACATGGCGCGCAGCCCCGAGGTCACCCGCTACTACCTGCAGTGTTCGCCGGGCGACGACCCGCAGGACTGGTCGCACGACCGGGTCTGGGACGAGCTGCGCGAGCGGCTCGGCGCGGCCGGGGCGCCGCCGCTCACCGAGGGGCGGCTGATCGAGAGGCGTCTGCTGGACATGCACGACTACGTGGTCGAGCCGCTGGTGTGCGGCCGCCTCTTCCTGGCCGGTGACGCCGGGCACCTGACCGCGCCGATCGCCGCCAAGGGCATGAACCTCGCCCTGCACGACGCCTTCCTGCTGGGCGACGCGCTCGCCGCGCGGGTCACGAAGGACGACGGCACCGGTCTGGAGGGCTACTCCCATGCCTGCCTGCGCCGGGTCTGGGACTACCAGGAGTTCTCCCGGTTCCTGTCCGGCATCTACCACGGCACGGCCTCCGGCGACCCGTTCCTCGCGGGCACCAGCCTGGCCCGGCTGCGCAGGCTGTTCACCTCACGCGCGGCGGCGACGGCCTTCGCCGAGCAGTACGTCGGTGCGGCCGCCGCCTTCTGA